One Jannaschia sp. GRR-S6-38 genomic window carries:
- a CDS encoding GGDEF domain-containing protein, with amino-acid sequence MTAHSLPTAVLDALLPLALFFDADGRVTHVGPAFERIAPNAAGRPLAQVLRLRRPAGRASPAALLARANRRLAIELAGEAGEGPPSRFRGMALPLGDGGGLLRLGLGTDIRAVVARHDLSAQDFAAVDPTVEMLFLIEAQAAVLTEFQRLGDRLEVARETAETLAVTDKLTGLGNRRAVDGHLARLSRMRAPKFGLIHLDLDHFKAVNDTHGHAAGDKVLERVATILTEEVRRGDMVGRVGGDEFVLILEDCIDVATLERIAERIIARIEQPIDWQGHPCRISGSIGITVSSFYDPPEPARLMADADAALYASKHAGRSRHSVARPDAA; translated from the coding sequence CCCATAGCCTGCCCACCGCGGTCCTGGACGCGCTGCTGCCGCTCGCGCTGTTCTTCGACGCGGATGGCCGCGTCACCCATGTGGGTCCGGCCTTCGAGCGGATCGCCCCGAACGCGGCCGGACGGCCCCTGGCGCAGGTGCTTCGCCTGCGCCGCCCGGCGGGACGCGCGTCGCCGGCGGCGCTGCTCGCCCGCGCGAACCGGCGCCTCGCGATCGAACTGGCGGGCGAGGCCGGGGAAGGCCCGCCCTCGCGCTTTCGCGGCATGGCCCTGCCGTTGGGCGACGGGGGCGGCCTTCTGCGCCTGGGGCTCGGCACCGATATCCGCGCCGTCGTCGCGCGCCACGATCTTTCGGCGCAGGACTTCGCCGCGGTCGATCCGACCGTCGAGATGCTGTTCCTGATCGAGGCGCAGGCCGCCGTCCTGACCGAGTTCCAGCGCCTCGGCGACCGGCTCGAAGTGGCGCGCGAGACGGCCGAGACGCTCGCCGTGACCGACAAGCTGACGGGCCTCGGCAATCGCCGGGCCGTCGATGGCCATCTGGCGCGGCTCTCGCGGATGCGGGCGCCGAAATTCGGGCTGATCCATCTCGATCTCGATCATTTCAAGGCGGTGAACGACACCCATGGACACGCCGCGGGCGACAAGGTGCTGGAACGTGTGGCCACGATCCTGACCGAGGAGGTGCGCCGCGGGGACATGGTCGGGCGCGTCGGCGGGGACGAGTTCGTGCTGATCCTCGAGGATTGCATCGACGTCGCCACGCTGGAACGGATCGCGGAGCGCATCATCGCGCGGATCGAGCAGCCGATCGACTGGCAGGGGCATCCCTGCCGCATCTCGGGCAGCATCGGCATCACGGTGTCCAGCTTCTACGATCCGCCCGAACCCGCGCGGCTGATGGCCGATGCGGATGCCGCGCTCTACGCCTCGAAACACGCGGGCCGGTCCCGCCATTCCGTCGCGCGCCCGGACGCGGCCTGA